A window of Halomonas sp. H10-9-1 contains these coding sequences:
- the pilM gene encoding type IV pilus assembly protein PilM — MRLMASSKGLIGVDITSATVKLMELRRAGATYQVESYAVRPLREGAVVERRIHDMGEVVDALSRAVQQAKPHTRKAVVAVPTSAAITKTLTLPASLSDEEIEYRIQVDSDKHIPFPFSEVAFDFQRLGLNARYADQQDVLLVACRQQDVNQRTEALFKAGLSPAAVDVETFALERSFSVIQKQLPTDLQDNETIALVDVGATMNTFHVFRSGRIVYSRDTLFGGKQLTEEIKSRYGLSVEEAGLAKKRGGLPDDYKKMLLDPFVDTIAQQVGRSLQLFYTAARKSDIRYVFLAGGSSLVPGLANRISEECSAKVLMANPMLNMEVVGRIDLETLSADAPAMLTSCGLAMRSVS, encoded by the coding sequence ATGCGATTGATGGCATCCAGCAAGGGGTTGATCGGCGTCGACATTACCTCGGCTACGGTCAAGCTTATGGAACTCAGGCGAGCTGGCGCCACTTATCAGGTGGAGAGCTATGCCGTCAGGCCGCTGCGCGAAGGTGCGGTCGTCGAGCGACGTATCCATGATATGGGGGAGGTGGTAGATGCCCTTTCCCGCGCCGTCCAGCAGGCCAAGCCTCATACACGCAAGGCAGTGGTGGCGGTGCCTACAAGTGCGGCGATCACCAAGACCCTCACTTTGCCGGCGTCGCTCAGCGACGAAGAGATTGAATACCGGATTCAGGTCGATTCAGACAAGCACATTCCCTTTCCGTTCAGCGAGGTCGCCTTCGACTTCCAACGCCTGGGGCTCAACGCCCGCTACGCCGACCAGCAGGACGTGCTTCTGGTGGCCTGCCGGCAGCAGGATGTTAACCAGCGTACAGAAGCTCTTTTCAAAGCTGGTCTTAGTCCAGCGGCCGTTGACGTTGAAACTTTCGCTTTAGAACGCTCTTTTTCTGTTATTCAAAAACAGTTGCCTACTGACCTTCAGGACAATGAAACCATTGCGCTAGTGGATGTGGGTGCAACAATGAATACATTCCATGTTTTCCGATCAGGTCGAATTGTATATAGCAGAGATACACTTTTCGGGGGGAAGCAGCTAACTGAAGAAATTAAGAGCAGGTATGGTTTGAGTGTTGAGGAGGCTGGGCTTGCCAAAAAAAGAGGTGGGTTGCCAGACGATTATAAAAAAATGTTGCTGGACCCATTTGTAGATACCATTGCTCAGCAAGTAGGTCGATCTTTGCAGTTGTTTTACACAGCGGCAAGGAAGAGTGATATTCGCTATGTCTTTCTTGCCGGTGGTTCAAGTCTTGTTCCAGGGCTGGCTAATAGAATTTCTGAAGAGTGTAGTGCCAAGGTTTTGATGGCAAATCCTATGCTTAATATGGAAGTTGTTGGAAGAATAGATCTCGAAACTCTCTCGGCAGATGCCCCTGCTATGCTGACATCATGTGGCTTGGCAATGAGGTCAGTCTCTTGA
- a CDS encoding PilN domain-containing protein, with the protein MIIEINLLPWREEKREKRRKLFYFSLAISLLVGAGCSYCLSLFYEHESEVQANRNEYVGKMSSQLDSAIREVGEIEGVRDEILSQLEVFSSLQEGRFQTVSVMSELTSTLVDGVYYTSMSRRGDNVELMGRAENNRQVSDQLRSLSSSEYFGEPLLSEVEGAENGDERLFNLEVSQRYPNGFAKKENIDTF; encoded by the coding sequence TTGATTATCGAGATTAACTTACTTCCTTGGCGCGAGGAAAAGCGTGAAAAGAGAAGAAAGCTGTTTTATTTCTCTTTGGCGATTTCTCTTCTGGTTGGTGCTGGGTGTTCATATTGTTTATCTCTTTTTTATGAGCATGAGAGTGAAGTTCAGGCTAATCGAAATGAGTATGTTGGCAAAATGAGTAGTCAGCTTGACTCGGCTATTCGTGAAGTTGGTGAGATTGAGGGAGTTAGAGACGAGATATTGTCGCAGCTGGAGGTTTTTAGCTCGCTTCAAGAAGGTCGTTTTCAGACTGTTTCTGTTATGAGTGAGTTGACATCAACTCTTGTTGATGGTGTTTATTATACATCTATGTCGCGCCGAGGAGATAATGTTGAGCTGATGGGTAGGGCTGAAAATAATCGCCAAGTTTCGGACCAGCTTAGAAGTCTATCTTCTTCTGAGTATTTTGGTGAGCCATTGCTATCAGAAGTCGAGGGCGCTGAAAATGGGGATGAGAGGCTTTTTAATCTCGAGGTTTCTCAGCGTTATCCTAATGGTTTTGCTAAAAAAGAAAACATTGATACGTTCTGA
- the pilO gene encoding type 4a pilus biogenesis protein PilO, translating into MSLKTEFIRLREVDWRELDIKEAGSWPLVLQLFCCFLAFVLPFSAVYFYYVSPEKESLIVARNLEEKLITEYRVKAAKVANLEIMNEQMGVLEVRIEELREMLPTGAEVPSLLDSISEAAIDNKLEIDYLRLRSSQALEHYIERPFDIQVRGGYHQIANFLSDVASMPRIVTMHELVMAPDDEGFLVLSLLAKTYSYREQQGSED; encoded by the coding sequence GTGAGTCTCAAAACAGAATTCATTCGCCTTCGTGAAGTTGATTGGCGTGAGTTGGATATAAAAGAAGCTGGCTCCTGGCCTTTGGTTCTCCAGCTGTTTTGCTGTTTCCTTGCCTTCGTTCTACCCTTCTCGGCTGTGTATTTTTATTATGTTAGTCCTGAAAAGGAAAGCTTGATTGTTGCGAGAAATTTAGAGGAAAAGTTGATAACCGAGTACCGTGTTAAAGCTGCCAAGGTGGCGAATTTAGAAATCATGAATGAGCAAATGGGGGTCTTGGAAGTACGCATTGAAGAGTTACGTGAAATGCTTCCAACTGGTGCTGAGGTGCCTTCTTTACTCGATAGTATTAGTGAGGCTGCTATTGATAATAAGCTTGAAATCGATTATTTGAGGTTGCGCTCTTCTCAAGCTCTCGAGCATTATATAGAGCGTCCCTTCGATATTCAAGTTAGAGGCGGATATCATCAGATTGCAAATTTTCTATCTGATGTTGCAAGTATGCCACGGATAGTGACCATGCATGAGCTTGTGATGGCGCCTGATGACGAAGGTTTTCTGGTCCTGAGTCTCTTAGCAAAAACTTACAGTTACCGAGAGCAGCAGGGAAGCGAGGATTAG
- a CDS encoding pilus assembly protein PilP: protein MVFILFFRSLLALLFIFLVGCSDPDIAELDRRLSEIRNDPGPAPELEIPDFSEETGIVYELSELRSPFQSEKSEPDQNLPGPGAELPDDERPKGVLEKFDLSELELVGTLNLAGKPFALIKEPGGEVHRVEVGDYLGQDNGRITAIETSSVLLVERILEQGIWVERQRDLTLGS from the coding sequence ATGGTTTTTATTCTTTTTTTTAGATCTCTGCTTGCTCTTTTATTTATTTTTTTAGTGGGGTGTTCTGACCCAGATATCGCTGAGCTTGATAGACGTCTTTCTGAAATTCGCAATGATCCCGGCCCGGCACCTGAATTAGAAATCCCGGATTTTTCTGAAGAAACTGGTATCGTTTATGAGCTTAGCGAGCTGCGCAGTCCATTTCAATCTGAAAAGTCAGAGCCTGATCAAAATCTTCCAGGACCGGGTGCGGAACTTCCGGACGATGAAAGGCCTAAAGGGGTTTTGGAAAAATTTGACCTAAGTGAGCTTGAGTTGGTGGGTACTCTCAATCTTGCTGGTAAGCCTTTCGCTTTAATCAAGGAGCCTGGAGGGGAAGTCCATCGAGTTGAGGTGGGTGACTACTTAGGTCAGGATAATGGGCGTATTACGGCAATCGAGACATCTTCGGTATTGCTTGTTGAGCGCATCTTAGAGCAAGGTATCTGGGTCGAGCGTCAACGAGACCTAACTCTGGGTTCATGA
- the pilQ gene encoding type IV pilus secretin PilQ, whose amino-acid sequence MRSLIIKRAAAVLVLLAVSGVALAASTLQGLDFRQGPSGELEVDLDFAGAVPEVRGYRIDDPARLTIDLMEADNGLPERRYSLGIGGVQQVTALEAGSRTRLVFDLEGPLPYNTRQQGDRLRLAIGGGAADTGVATTATPSTVATGASTTEPAPRQPASTGPSVEDIDFRRGSDGAGRLIVTFDRAGVDARVRESGRNRITAELMDVDLPRSLDQVYDVSDFGTPLQRITPRVGRNGVTLDIQGSGDYAMVSTQSGRQLTIEAQPVTRQEQERRVREQFPYTGERITLNFQDIEVRSVLAIIADFTGLNLVASDSVQGRVTLNLQDVPWDQALDLVLKSHGLASRQEGNVIVVAPAAELAQREQLELQTREQLETLAPLESEYIQLNYAKAENIASLIRGGEGGFGLLTERGRVAVDPRTNTLLLQDTAEQIATIIDTLERLDIAVRQVQIEARIVIASDSATRELGVNWGLSSNRSGDGFRADGASTGRFFSQEGVQGGRRYSSGVPLPDEDGVIEYEDNVFQRGGLTVDLGNPARALSSFSFGYLSGDILLDLELRALESEGKSYTISQPRVITANQQSAVIKQGQERAYRETAASGASALEFKEAVLSLEVTPQITPDNRIMMDLLITNDSFGESDIPGGEPPINKSEIQTQVLVDNGETVVLGGILQTEELNSLAKTPFLGDLPVLGRLFRYTEQSNEKVELLVFITPRILDEGVALR is encoded by the coding sequence ATGCGATCACTCATCATCAAGCGTGCAGCCGCGGTGCTCGTTTTGCTGGCGGTCTCTGGGGTGGCCCTGGCGGCCTCCACGCTTCAGGGTCTCGACTTCCGTCAGGGCCCCAGTGGCGAGCTCGAGGTGGACCTCGACTTCGCCGGGGCGGTGCCCGAGGTGCGCGGCTACCGCATCGACGACCCGGCGCGGCTCACCATCGACCTGATGGAGGCCGACAATGGCCTGCCCGAGCGTCGCTACTCCCTGGGCATCGGTGGCGTGCAGCAGGTCACCGCCCTGGAGGCCGGCTCCCGCACCCGGCTGGTGTTCGACCTCGAGGGTCCGCTGCCCTACAACACCCGCCAGCAGGGCGATCGCCTGCGCCTGGCCATCGGCGGCGGTGCCGCCGACACCGGGGTGGCCACCACCGCCACCCCCTCGACCGTGGCCACCGGCGCGTCCACGACTGAGCCGGCCCCGCGCCAACCCGCGAGCACCGGCCCTAGCGTCGAGGACATCGACTTCCGCCGTGGCAGCGACGGTGCCGGGCGGCTGATCGTCACCTTCGACCGCGCCGGCGTCGACGCCCGGGTGCGCGAGAGCGGCCGTAACCGCATCACCGCCGAACTGATGGACGTCGATCTGCCGCGCTCCCTGGATCAGGTCTACGACGTCAGCGACTTCGGCACCCCCCTGCAGCGCATCACCCCGCGGGTGGGGCGCAACGGCGTGACCCTCGATATCCAGGGCAGCGGCGACTACGCCATGGTCTCCACCCAGAGCGGCCGCCAGCTGACTATCGAGGCCCAGCCGGTGACGCGCCAGGAACAGGAGCGGCGGGTGCGCGAGCAGTTCCCCTATACCGGCGAGCGCATCACCCTCAACTTCCAGGACATCGAGGTGCGCTCGGTGCTGGCGATCATCGCCGACTTCACCGGGCTCAACCTGGTGGCTAGCGACAGCGTGCAGGGCCGCGTGACCCTGAACCTCCAGGACGTGCCCTGGGACCAGGCGCTGGATCTGGTGCTCAAGAGCCACGGCCTGGCCAGTCGCCAGGAGGGCAACGTGATCGTGGTGGCGCCCGCCGCCGAGCTCGCCCAACGTGAGCAGCTCGAGCTGCAGACCCGCGAGCAGCTGGAGACTCTGGCGCCGCTGGAGTCAGAATACATCCAGCTCAACTATGCCAAGGCAGAAAACATCGCCTCGCTTATCCGTGGTGGAGAAGGAGGGTTTGGCCTGCTGACAGAACGGGGGAGGGTCGCAGTCGATCCAAGAACCAACACGTTGTTGCTCCAGGATACGGCGGAGCAGATCGCAACGATCATAGATACACTTGAGCGTCTCGATATTGCCGTACGTCAGGTACAGATAGAAGCACGAATCGTCATCGCAAGTGATAGTGCAACACGTGAACTTGGAGTTAACTGGGGTCTTTCCAGTAATCGATCTGGTGATGGATTCCGTGCAGATGGAGCATCAACAGGGCGCTTTTTTTCGCAAGAAGGCGTGCAGGGTGGGCGTAGATATTCGAGTGGCGTGCCACTTCCAGATGAAGACGGTGTTATCGAATACGAGGACAATGTTTTTCAGCGTGGTGGATTGACAGTAGACTTGGGGAATCCGGCAAGAGCTCTTTCAAGTTTTTCATTTGGATATTTGTCAGGTGATATTCTCTTAGATTTGGAGCTCAGGGCTCTCGAGAGTGAGGGTAAGAGCTACACTATTTCGCAGCCTCGAGTTATTACTGCTAATCAACAGTCTGCTGTTATCAAGCAAGGTCAAGAGCGAGCTTACCGTGAGACGGCTGCCAGCGGTGCTTCAGCATTGGAGTTTAAGGAGGCTGTTTTGTCACTAGAAGTCACGCCACAGATTACCCCGGATAACAGGATAATGATGGATTTATTGATCACCAATGATTCGTTTGGTGAGTCTGATATCCCGGGGGGTGAGCCGCCCATTAATAAGAGCGAAATACAGACTCAGGTGCTGGTCGACAATGGAGAGACTGTAGTTTTGGGTGGCATCCTGCAGACCGAAGAGCTCAATAGCCTAGCCAAGACCCCATTCCTCGGTGACCTGCCGGTGCTGGGGCGTCTATTCCGCTATACCGAACAGAGCAACGAGAAGGTAGAATTGCTTGTATTCATTACCCCTAGAATCCTGGATGAAGGCGTGGCACTTCGCTGA
- the aroK gene encoding shikimate kinase AroK produces the protein MLELPNLILIGPMGAGKSTIGRLLAAELARDFLDTDHEIQTRCGADIPWIFDVEGEAGFRDRETQMIDELTRREGVVIATGGGAVLREENRRLLRERGTVIYLFTTVEQQLKRTAKDRNRPLLQRPDKEAVLREMFGVRDPLYRATADLTVRTDRRGPRSVVNDVVRRVTRLVDPLQAKA, from the coding sequence ATGCTGGAACTACCCAACCTGATACTGATCGGCCCCATGGGGGCCGGTAAGAGTACCATCGGCCGCCTCCTGGCGGCCGAGCTTGCTCGTGACTTCCTCGACACCGACCACGAGATACAGACGCGCTGCGGCGCCGATATCCCCTGGATCTTCGATGTGGAGGGGGAGGCGGGCTTCCGCGACCGCGAGACCCAGATGATCGACGAACTGACCCGCCGCGAGGGCGTGGTGATCGCCACCGGCGGCGGCGCGGTGCTGCGCGAGGAGAACCGCCGCCTGCTGCGCGAACGGGGCACCGTCATCTACCTCTTCACCACCGTGGAGCAGCAGCTCAAGCGCACCGCCAAGGACCGCAACCGGCCGCTGCTGCAGCGCCCCGACAAGGAGGCGGTGCTGCGCGAGATGTTCGGCGTGCGCGACCCGCTCTACCGCGCCACCGCCGATCTCACCGTGCGCACCGATCGCCGCGGCCCGCGCTCGGTGGTCAACGATGTCGTCCGCCGCGTGACGCGGCTGGTCGACCCCCTGCAAGCCAAGGCCTGA
- the aroB gene encoding 3-dehydroquinate synthase has translation MTQTPSVPHTLEVALGSRSYPIHIGPGLLGEPGVLAPWLAGRQVMIVTNEAVAPLYLERCRKALPDDVELRELVLPDGEATKNLAHVSRIWDALLEAGFNRRCTLVALGGGVIGDMVGFAAACYQRGVAFIQVPTTLLAQVDSSVGGKTGVNHPLGKNMIGAFWQPRAVLIDTDTLATLPPRELSAGLAEVIKYGLIRDAEFLAWLEQALPALRDLAPEALARAIQRSCALKAEIVAEDETEQGVRALLNLGHTFGHAIEAHQGYGNWLHGEAVGTGMLMAAELSARLGWLTTDDVERVRAILRAAGLPLEAPAEMGVDDFLSRMRLDKKNVDSRLRLVLLHALGDACVDDATPPKTLQALLEQFPRG, from the coding sequence ATGACCCAGACCCCATCCGTCCCGCACACCCTCGAGGTGGCGCTGGGCAGCCGCAGCTACCCCATCCATATCGGTCCCGGCCTGCTCGGCGAGCCTGGTGTCCTGGCGCCCTGGCTGGCCGGTCGCCAGGTGATGATCGTCACCAACGAGGCGGTGGCACCGCTCTACCTCGAACGCTGTCGCAAGGCCCTGCCGGACGACGTGGAGCTGCGCGAGCTGGTGCTGCCCGACGGCGAGGCCACCAAGAACCTCGCGCATGTCTCACGCATCTGGGATGCCCTGCTCGAGGCCGGCTTCAACCGCCGCTGCACCCTGGTGGCCCTGGGCGGCGGGGTGATCGGCGACATGGTGGGCTTTGCTGCGGCCTGCTACCAGCGCGGCGTGGCCTTCATCCAGGTGCCCACCACCCTGCTGGCCCAGGTGGACTCCTCGGTGGGCGGCAAGACCGGGGTCAACCACCCGCTGGGCAAGAACATGATCGGCGCCTTCTGGCAGCCCCGGGCGGTGCTGATCGATACCGATACCCTGGCCACACTGCCGCCCCGCGAGCTCTCGGCGGGTCTGGCCGAGGTGATCAAGTATGGCCTGATTCGCGATGCGGAATTCCTCGCCTGGCTGGAGCAGGCACTGCCGGCGCTGCGCGACCTGGCACCCGAGGCCCTGGCGCGTGCCATCCAGCGCAGCTGTGCGCTCAAGGCAGAGATCGTCGCCGAGGACGAGACCGAGCAGGGCGTGCGTGCGCTGCTCAACCTGGGCCACACCTTCGGCCACGCCATCGAGGCGCATCAGGGCTATGGCAACTGGCTGCATGGCGAGGCGGTGGGCACCGGCATGCTGATGGCCGCCGAGCTCTCGGCGCGCCTGGGCTGGCTCACCACGGATGACGTCGAGCGGGTACGGGCCATCCTGCGGGCCGCGGGCCTGCCGCTGGAGGCCCCGGCCGAGATGGGTGTCGACGATTTCCTGTCGCGCATGCGCCTCGACAAGAAGAACGTCGACAGCCGCCTGCGCCTGGTGCTGCTGCACGCCCTGGGCGATGCCTGCGTGGATGACGCCACGCCCCCGAAGACCCTCCAGGCCCTGCTCGAGCAGTTCCCCCGCGGCTGA